The sequence GCCAGTATGTTTGGCAAAAAGGACCAGGCCATATTGCTGGATTGCCGGAGCCTGAAATATGAATATATTCCGCTGGAACTGCACCAGTATTCCATTTTATTAATGGATACCAGGGTAAAACATTCCCTGGCTTCAGGTGAATATAATGTCCGGCGAGAGCAGTGTGAAATGGGGGTTCGGGCTTTACGGAAAATATATCCGCAAGTGCTCAGCCTTCGCGATGCGAACCGGGCTATGATTGAATATACTTTGAAAGATACCGTGCCTGACCTGGTCTATACCCGTTGCAAATATGTAGTGGAAGAGAACCTGCGGTTGCAGGTCGGATGCGAGGCACTCCGGCGAAATGACCTGGTGGCTTTTGGTAAAAAAATGTTTGCTTCCCATATTGGCTTGAGCAAATTATATGATGTGAGTTGCCCGGAACTGGATTTCCTTGTAGAGCTTGCCCGGGAAGAGCATGCAATCTTAGGGGCTCGCATGATGGGCGGCGGTTTTGGGGGTTCTACCATCAACCTGATAAGGAAACCATTCATAAATGAAGTAGTGGAAAGAATGGGGAAATCATATAAAAACCGTTTTGGCCAGGAACCGCTGGCACATATCTGTAATATTTCAGATGGGACGCAGGTGACTTCTGCTTTTTAAAAAATATGTGTATTTTACCTGCTCCTTATGTTATCTGCTAAAGCACAATATGCCATCCATGCCCTGACTTTCCTGGGGGAAAATTTCCAAAAAGGATATATTCCCATCAACCAGATTGCAGAAAAAAGAAAGATTCCGCCTAAATTTTTGGAGGCCATTTTACTTGAATTCAGAAAAGCAGGTCTGCTAGGCAGTAAGGCCGGAAAAAATGGGGGTTACTACCTGTTGAAAAATCCAAAGCAAATTGAAATGGTCCAGATATTGCGGTTGATGGATGGCCCCATTGCCCTGCTGCCATGTGTATCAAAAAAGTTTTACGAACCCTGCCGGTTATGCCCATACGAGGAGGCAAACTGCAATATCCGGCGAATTTTCCTTGAAGTAAGGGACGCAACCCTGCAAGTTATAGAAGGAAAATCTTTATATGATCTCATGCAAAAGGGCGACCTTTTTAATGGGGATTATGTGATTTAATGTTTTAAATATTGATAATCAACCACTTAGTTAAATGATAAATTGCTATATAATATACCTATTAAAACTATAGGAATAATGATATTTGTATTTTATCTTTGCTTCCTGGACAATCAACTGAAACGGGAATGCGTTATACGTCACTCCGATACGTTGGATGTATATAATAAATCACAATTGATGCCAGGTCCAATTATTGGGCTTTTGAATAAAACCATTGTATGAGCGCTGCAAACGTAGTACTGCCTACCAGTTTGTTCTCCCCAAAAGAACAGGAACAGGTGCAGGAATTGATTCAAAAATTCTCCACCCAGCAACTGCAATGGCTGGCAGGATACCTGACTGGACTTCAGCATAGTAATCAGCAGTTATTGCAATTGATCAACCGTATACCGGTTACCCAGGAATCCATTACAACAGAGCCATTGGCAGGCCAGGATAGTATCACCATATTATTTGGTTCCAAAAGTGGCAATAGCAAGAAAGTCGCCAAAAACCTCCATGATAAACTGATCGCACGGGGGTTTACTGCCTCATTGCAGGACATGAACCAATACCAGCCAGCCAGGTTAAAGGAAGAGAAATGGCTTTTTGTGGTGGTTAGTACGCATGGTGAAGGTGATCCGCCTCCGGCAGCGGAAGATTTACACGCTTTTATTAATGGCAGGAAAGCACCGGCTCTCAAGGATACCCGTTATGCTGTACTTGCTTTGGGAGATAAAAGTTATGCCAGCTATTGTCAAACGGGTAAAGATTTCGATGCGCGCCTTTCTGCCTTGCAGGCAAATCGAATTTTAGAAAGGGCTGATGCTGACGTAGATTATGAAGATACAGCCGAATCCTGGATTGAAGCCGTACTGGCCAAAGTGCAGGAATCATTTTCTTCATCCCCTGTAAAACAGTCATCCCCTGCAACATTATCCTCCGGAAATGGTGCTGCCACAACTAAAACGGCCGTCAGCTATTCAAGGAAAAACCCCTTTACAGCTACTATCCTGGAGAAAGTACAGTTAAATGGCCGGGGGTCTGCTAAAGAAACCTACCATGTGGAAATATCACTGGAGAATAGTGGCTTGAATTATTTGCCGGGAGATACCGTTGGGCTTTGGGTGGAAAATGAACCCTCACTTGTCGAAGGCCTCATCGCCTATAAGAATTGGGACCCTAATACAATTATTATACATAAGGACACGCCATATACTTTATTTGATTTTTTTCGGCAAAAGGCGGAACTAACAACCATCAGTGGTTCATTCCTTACATCGTATATTGCTTTTATCAATGATCCGGCTGATGCACATGCCTTAATTAATATCCTGGGTGATAAACAGGAACTTGGCGCTTTTGTTTATGGGCGGGATATATGGGATGTGCTGCAGCAATTCCCGGCTGCAATAACTGTTGAAGACCTTTGTTCAATACTGCTTCCACTTCAACCAAGATTATATTCCATTGCCAGTTCCATTCAGGCGCATCCAGAAGAAGTGCATATAACTGTTGCACGGGTGAAATACCAGCATAAAAACCGGATACATCGTGGTGTAGCATCTAATTATATTGCCGATATCCTGGAACCAGGAAAGGAAATAAAATTGTTTATTGAATCCAACGAATCATTCCGGCTACCCGAAAGTCAAGGTACACCGGTCATAATGGTTGGCCCAGGGACTGGGATAGCACCGTTCAGGGCCTTTGTGGAAGAGAGGAGCGAAACAGGTGCAGAAGGCAATAACTGGCTCTTTTTTGGCGACCAGCATTTTAGTACAGATTTCCTTTACCAAACTGAATGGCAGCGTTTTATTAAACAGGGTAGCCTTACCCGAATGAATACTGCATTCTCAAGGGATGGTAAAAATAAAATATACGTCCAGCACAGGATGCAACAGCATGCAGCAGAACTCTTTAAATGGCTTGAAAATGGTGCTCATTTTTATGTTTGCGGCGATGCAAAACGGATGGCAAAAGATGTAAAGCAAACCCTGGTTGATATCGTTCAGCAGGAAGGAAAATTGTCTGAAGAAGCAGCTGTAGATTATGTGAAACAATTGATTAAAAAAGGCCGTTACCAGGAAGATGTGTATTGACCTACCTTAAAACCACTAACCCAAACAGACCATGTCGCTTAACCAGGATAAATCAAAACTCAGTGAAGTTGAACACATCAAGGAAAAAAGTAAATTCCTTGAAGGAACTATTCAGGATAGCCTTAAAGATGAGGTTACCGGTAATCTCTATGCGCAGGACCAGCACCTGATTAAATTTCATGGCAGTTATGTACAAAGTGACCGTGAGCTGGATAAGGAGAGAAAGGGACAAAAACTGGAGCCATTATATTCATTTATGATCCGCGTCCGTGTACCAGGTGGTGTGGCAACTCCGGAACAATGGATAGTAATTGATGACCTGGCCACCAAATATGGGATGCCAACCATCAAATTAACTACAAGACAGGCCTTTGAACTTCATAATATATATAAACATAACCTTAAGCAAACTATCAAGGAAATCAATGCTTCACTGCTTGATTCCATTGCTGCCTGTGGAGATGTTAACCGGAATGTGATGAATACCGTGAATCCGCATACGTCTGCCGTACATGATGCAGTCCAGGAAGCGGCAAGGATGGTAAGTGAACACCTTACGCCGCGTACAACAGCTTATTATAAAATCTGGGTGAATGAAGAACAGGTAGTTGGCCCGAATGAGGAAGCTCCGATTGATGAACCGATCTATGGCAAAACCTACCTGCCCAGAAAATTTAAAATAACATTTGCCATTCCGCCCTACAATGATACTGATGTATTTGCCCACGATGTAGGACTTATTGCGATTGAAGAAAAAGGCCGATTGCTGGGATTCAATATAAGTGTCGGCGGTGGCATGGGCATGACTTTTGGCGATGAAACTACTTATCCGCGATTGGGGAATGTAATAGGATTTACCCCTACTGAGCAATTAACAGACGTTTGTGAAAAATTAGTTACCATTCAGCGGGATTATGGCAATCGTGAAAACCGTAAGCTTTCACGATTCAAATATACCATTGATCGTATGGGCCTTGATTTCATAAAAAATGAATTAAATACAAGGCTTGGCTATGACCTGGCACCAGCCCTGCCATTTAAATTTACGACCAATGGTGACAGCTTTGGCTGGATCAAAGGGGTCAATAATAAATGGTATAATACCTTATATATTGAAGGAGGAAGGGTAAAGGATAATGAACAATTCCAATTGCGCAAAGGCCTTCGGGCCATCGCAGAAATGCTTGTTGGCGGTGATTTTAGGCTCACCGGTAACCAAAATGTGGTGATCGGCAATGTGTCAGAAGAACAAAAGCCTAAAGTTGAAGCCTTATTAGAGCAATTCGGAATAAATGCACATCAGAAAGTGAGCAGTCTTCACCAGCATTCCATTGCCTGTGTTGCGCTAAACCTTTGTCCATTGGCCAACAGTGAAGCGGAACGTTACCTTCCATCACTGATTTCAAAAATTCATTCGATCCTGGAAAAATATGGTATCGGCAATGAACCTATTACCATTCGAATGACTGGTTGCCCGAATGGTTGCGGCAGACCTTATTTAGGTGAGATTGGTTTCGTAGGCCGCGCACCCGGAAAATATAATCTTTACCTTGGCGCATCTTTTAATGGTGACCGATTAAATGTGTTATATAAAGAAGCTTTAAGTGAAGAGGAAATTCTGGTCACCCTCGATCCGCTGATCAAGGACTTTGCCAGCCAAAAAAGCAACAACGAACATTTTGGCGATTACATCGTAAGGAAGGGACTCATTCAGCATAGTCATTCAAAATCAGATTTCCACCTTAGTTAATATGTTAGCAGTTGCAGGCATAAATTATCAATCCGCCGGATTTGAACATTTGTCCAGGTTTACAACATCCAATAAAGTTGTTGAACCTTGTGGCGATGGAATTTTGGGTAAAGTGTGGGTTAAGACCTGCAACAGGATAGAGATTTATGCCGACCTTAACCTGCATTGCCAAAAGGCTTCTGAAAAACTACTCTTGCAGCAATTCGGTCTAAATAACAGACCAGAAGGCTTATATATCTATTTTGAGGATGATGCGATGATGCATCTCCTGAAAGTGTCGGCCGGATTGGATTCTGCAATTGTGGGAGAAGACCAGGTATTGCACCAGCTAAAGCAGGCATACAAATTATCCGCTGGTTCGAAATTTAATTCACCCTTGCTGAATAAGCTTTTCCACAAGGCTTTTGAAACTGGCAAAAACGTGAGGACGTTCACCAATATCAATAAGGGCAATGTTTCTGCAGCTTCGATAGCCGTTAGCTTAATACAATCTTTCATTGCTGAATACCAAATACAGAAAAACCCTTCAGTATTAGTGATTGGTGCAGGGGAAACAGGTGCTTTAGTTACACAAATACTGGCTGGCAAAGGAATTCAGGAAATCTCCATATGGAACAGGACTGCCTCAAAAGCAAAAGCAGTGGCCAAACAATATGGTGCATTAGCCATCCCAGTAAAATCACTGGCTGAAAAATTTGCACAAGCTTCTATTGTTGTCGTAGCCATCCGGAAAAAAACACCGCTGCTGGATTATTCACAAACAGCTTCGGGAAAATCTGCAAAACGGATCATCATAGATCTTTCATTGCCCTTTCAGGTTCAGGAAGATGTCGCTTCAAAAAATAGTTTTTTGTACAACCTTGAGCAAATTACAGCGATCAGTGAGGAGAATGCTGAAAAGAGAAAAGAAGCGATAGACGATGCGATGCAGTTAGTTTGGGCGTCACTTCATGAAATAAAAGCCTGGAAAGAGCAGGAATGGGTGGGCCAGACATTACAACAATGGCAAATCCTTTTACACCAGATCCAGGAAAGGCAATTGAAAGCGTTCGCCAAAAAAAATCCTGTAGCTGACCTGAATGCTCTTGCTGCTTATGGACGGCAATTGTCTGCAAATCTGCTTAGGCAATTGGCCTGGACCATCAGACAACAGGAAAAAGAAGGATCAGAAGGTCAGCAGTGGGCGAGGTTATTATCCACGGTAGAACCCTATGAACAATTAAATTAACTATGAAAGTAACATGAAAGCAGTACAACCACCATATGGAATAGTTTATATAACTGGAGCAGGTCCGGGTGATATTAACCTGGTTACGCTTAGGGCTAAAGCAGTTATTGAACAAGCCGATGTGATTCTGTACGATAACCTGATCAATGCTGAAATGCTTGGTTGGGCGCCTTCTGGTTGTGAAAAAATATTTGTGGGGAAATTGCCTTATTGCTCAGTTATTACGCAGGAAACGATCAATGAATGGATGGTTAACCATGCAGAAAAGGGCAAACGGGTAGTGCGACTGAAAGGCGGGGACCCCCTGATTTTCGGAAGGGGCGCAGAAGAAGCGGCCTACCTGAAGAAGCATGCCATTGCTTTTGAAATCATTCCCGGAGTCACCAGTAGCCTGGCTGCAGGTGCGTATTCGGGTATTCCTTTAACGCATCGCGATGCATCCCAAATGGTGCTCTTTGTAACCGGTCATACTAAAAAAGGCAGGAAAACAGGACTGAATTTCGATTGGCCGATGTTGGCAGCATTTGATGGAACCATCGTTTTTTATATGGGTGTGAAACATATTGACCAGATTTCACAACAATTGATAGAGGCTGGAAAATCACCTGAAACCCTCGTGGCTGTTATAGAAAATGGCACCCTATTGCACCAACGGGTTATTTCTGGTAATTTGGCGGGCATTGCCGACGATGTCATAGCAGCTGGTATCGGAACGCCAGCGCTGATCATTGTTGGAGAGGTGGTTCGGTACCACCAGGAATTGAATTGGTTTGAAAATATTCAAAAACAATTTCATCAAAGGATTGCCTGAAAAAACTAAACTATGTCTCAAACCCCTACCTATATATTGAGTTCTAAGATTCCTAAGAAAAAGCAGGTGATCGAATTTGCGCAGGAATTGGTGGATTACCTGTTCCCTGTTGTGGAAAATGAAAAGACTTATGAGGCGCGCCACCTTAAAAAACTGGATAGTCTTAAGAACCAGTTATCAGAAATATTATTTGCATTCGGTGATAATTACCAGGTGAACAAGGAGGATATAAATAGCAGTTTTTTTGAAAATCTCGATCAGGTTAAAGAGAAATTGCTACTAGATGCTGATGCATTGCAACAGTTTGACCCGGCTGCAAAATCGCTGGAAGAAGTGGTCCTGACCTATCCGGGTTTTATGGCAGTGATGTGTTATAGGATTGCCAATGTGTTGTATAAACTCCAGGTTCCATTAGTGCCGAGGATTATCAGCGAGTGGGCGCATTCGATTACCGGAATAGATATCCATCCGGGTGCAAATATCGGGGTGCCTTTCCTGATTGACCATGGAACAGGGGTAGTTATTGGTGAAACTTCTGTAATTGGAAAAAATGTGAAAGTTTACCAGGGTGTGACTTTTGGTGCACTTGCAGTTAAAAAGGAAGAAGCGGAAAAGAAAAGACATCCAACGATAGAAGATAATGTGATAGTGTATGCAAACAGTACAATCCTGGGCGGAAAGACCATTATTGGGCATGACAGTATAATTGGTGGTAACTGTTTTATTGTGGAGTCAGTTCCATCCCAAAGTATTGTGTATCACCAACCCATCACCACAGTAAAGAATAAAAAAGATTTTGCTGAACCCTTAAACTGGGTCATTTAAAATAGTTTAACCTAAATCTAAATCATCAATTCAAACGCTAATTATGGTTGCTTCTAACATTCTTGAAACTATCGGAAATACGCCTCATGTAAGGCTGAACAGGGTTTTCGGAAATACACATAATGTGTATATTAAGCTGGAACGTAGTAATCCTGGCGCCAGTATTAAAGACCGTATCGCTCTGGCCATGATTGAGGATGCGGAACAAAAAGGAATCCTGCATAAGGACAGTGTAATCATTGAACCGACCTCCGGAAACACTGGAATTGGTTTGGCAATGGTAGCCGCTGTAAAAGGATATAAAATCATCCTGGTTATGCCGGAAAGTATGAGTATCGAAAGAAGGCGCCTGATGAGTTTATATGGTGCGAGTTTTGAGCTGACCCCGCGCGAAAAAGGAATGAAAGGCGCCATAGAGAAGGCTAAGGAATTGGTTGCTGCCACGCCAAATGGATGGATGCCACAGCAGTTTGACAATCCGGCTAATACCGAAATACACCGGAAAACGACCGCGCAGGAGATTATAAAAGATTTCCCGAATGGTATCGACTACCTGATTACCGGCGTAGGAACAGGTGGACATATTACCGGATGTGCGGAAGTGCTTAAAGCAAAGTTCCCTAACCTGAAAGTATTTGCTGTTGAACCTGAATTGTCACCAATTTTAAGTGGAGGGTCACCCGCACCGCACCCCATCCAGGGAATTGGCGCAGGCTTTGTTCCATCCATATATAATAAGGATGTGATTGACGGGGTAATTACTGTAAGCAAAGATGATGCTTTTTCCTTTGCACAAAGAGCGGCAAAAGAAGAGGGGATTTTTATGGGGATTTCAAGTGGCGCATCCCTTGCTGCCGTATCAAAAAAACTCTCAGAGATCCCTGCTGGCAGTACTGTGTTAACCTTTAACTATGACACTGGTGAACGTTACCTGTCCATTGATGGACTTTATTAATCAACGAAAATCAACTCAATATAACCATGGAAATTAATCACCTGAATACTACGCTGGCCTCGCTGGATGCTGCTGAACGACTAAAATTTATAAGCAACCAGTTTACAGACGGAGTTGTTTTCTCTACCTCTCTCGGGCAGGAAGACCAGGTGATTACCTATTTTATTGCAAATCAAAAATTGCCTGTAAAAATTTTCACACTGGATACAGGAAGGCTTTTCCAGGAAACTTATGATTTATTGGATAAAACCATTGCCAGGTACAAGGTTCCTGTAGCCATTTATTTTCCTGATGCTGCAAAGGTAGAAGCCATGGTCAACGAAAAAGGACCGAATAGTTTTTATGAATCTGTTGAAAACAGGAAACAATGCTGTTATATCCGGAAAGTTGAACCACTGAACAGGGCCCTGGCGGGTGCTAAAGTCTGGATCACCGGCCTTAGGGCAGAACAGAGCGATAACCGGCATAACCTCCCATTCGCAGAATGGGATGAAGTCCATCAATTAATCAAAGTGAATCCATTGCTGGATTGGACCCTTGATAAGATGTTGGCTTTTATTACTGAACAGAATATTCCCTATAACTCCCTGCATGATAAAGGGTTTCCAAGCATCGGGTGTGCACCATGTACAAGAGCCATTGAACCAGGCGAAGATATCAGGGCCGGAAGATGGTGGTGGGAAGCCTCCAAAAAAGAATGTGGACTTCACCAGGAATCGGTTCAGCAAAATTAATAATAAGAAGAAAAGTAGAAATAATATGTCAAATAATTCAACCATACCTGCATTCCCAAGGATGTTAGAAGATGAGAGTATTTATATTATGCGGGAAGTGGCTGCTCAGTTTGAAAATCCAGCACTTTTATTTAGTGGTGGTAAAGATTCTATCACACTGGTTAGACTGGCTCAAAAAGCCTTCTGGCCAGGAAAAATTCCTTTCCCGTTATTACATGTTGATACCGGTCACAATTTTCCGGAAACCATTGAGTTCCGCGATTGGCTGGTTAAGGAAACCGGTGCAGAATTGATTGTGCGGTATGTACAGGATAGCATCGATGCCGGTAAGGTTAAGGAGGAAACCGGCAAATATGCCAGCCGGAATGTATTGCAAACGGTAACACTTTTAGATGCTATCGAAGAGTTTAAATTCGATGCTTGCATCGGTGGTGCAAGAAGGGATGAGGAAAAGGCCCGCGCAAAAGAACGGATATTTTCCGTACGAGATGATTTCGGCCAGTGGGATCCCAAAAAACAAAGACCAGAATTATTTGATATGCTCAACGGGCGTATTAATATCGGTGAAAACGTTAGGGTATTTCCAATCAGTAACTGGACAGAATTAGATGTATGGACCTATATCAAGGAAGAGCAGATGGCTATCCCCACGATTTACTTTACGCACAGCCGGGAAGTGATCGAACGTGATGGGATGATCTGGCCCAATAGCCCGTTCCTGAATACCAGCGCGGAAGAAATTCCTTTTGAAGAAATTGTTCGATTCCGTACAGTAGGTGATATGACCTGTACCGCAGCAGTAGCTTCAACAGCTAATAATATTGACGACATCATTCGTGAAATCCTTTCTGCTAAAATCTCTGAAAGAGGAGCCAGGATGGACGATAAGCGCAGTGAAGCCGCTATGGAACAACGAAAAAAAGAGGGATACTTCTAACTGGCAGAAGTATTCCCCTTAATTTTTTTTAAACCATTAATCTACCAAAACAATAGAGTAGAATCGTCGTATTTATCGGAGGCCAGGGTTGCTTGCCCATCCCGGATGTTGCCCATAGAACTAAGTAAATGCATTACGGACTTAAAAAAAGAAAAAACTGTTGATTATAAAGGAAAATTAATGAAACCACCATTAACCAAAATAAGATACCTGGATAATTCATATACCCTTGCTTCAGTAAATACCTTTAACGCAGCAGTGAATAAGGATGTTACAGGCGGAATGACATCTAATGACGCTGCTTTGAAAAACCGGGATATCTTGTCTGTGACCAACCTGGCTTCTACACAACCCGAGAAAATTGTTTCATTTGAAGCTGGTTATAAAGGTGTTTTCCTGGATAACAAGTTGTTTATCGACCTGGATTTTTATCACAATACCTACACCGGATTCCTTGGCCAGGTTGAAGTATCTGTTCCAATGGACGGTACTGTTGGATCTGATGCAGCTGTGATAGATATGCTAGCAGCAAATCGTAGCAAACAAACACGCTATCGTGTGTTTACTAATGCAAAAAACACCTATAGGAATTATGGATCTGCATTAGCAGTTACTTACCGGCTTTATAAAAAATTCACAGTATCCGGAAATGTGAGTTATAACAATATCAAGACAAACCAGCAATCGGATGTTTTCGTGACGGCATTCAATACCCCTAAAGGGTCATATAACCTGTCACTTGGAAACCGTGAGGTAGTCAATAACCTTGGTTTTAACATTGTTTGGAAATGGCAGTCTTCTTTCTTATGGGAAAGTCCATTGGCTAATGGTACAGTGCCAGCGTTCAATACCATTGATGCCCAGGTGACCTATCGTATTCCAGTTTGGAAAGCTTCGATAAAAGTTGGTGCTGCCAACCTGTTCAACAAGCGATATATCCAGTACGCAGTTGGTCCTACTATTGGTGGATTGTATTATACAACACTGATTTTTGATGGTTTATTCGGAAAAAATAATTCGGCTAAGTAATGATGAGATTTTTGCATGCAATTAAGCGGATGAAAGCTGCAGGTACTAAAAAGCACTTGCAACTTGTTATGTCTTGTTCTATATTTTGTTTGTTGCAGCAGAATTCACTTCATGCTCAAATTGCCAGGGTTACGGATTGGAACACAATTTCCTGGTTTCAGTTAGGAGCTGAAATTGAGTTTAATAAAAAATGGGGATTACATATTGATATTAATTCACGGTACGTGGATTTTGTAAATGATAATATGCAGAAATTGTTCCGGACTGGGGTGAATTTTAAAGCATCTGAAAAAATTTTAGTAAGAGCGGGATTTGTATTTGCCATGAATTCGCCATATGGCGATTACACCGTTAATGCCTATGGAAAACCATTCAATGAAAGAAGGCTATTCGAAATGGTAAGCATTTCAGATAAAATTGGCACTATTAATATAGAACATCGATTTGTCCTGGAACAAAGGTGGGGAGAGAAATATAGTAAACCGGAAATAGAAGAGCCAGATGAAACTTCTTACCAGAACCGTATCCGGTACCGGATACGACTTCAAAAACCGTTTTTGAAAAATAACCATAAGGGAAATTATCCATACCTGTTATTTTATGACGAAATAATGATTTCATTTGGTAATGAAGTGAACGCCAATATTTTTGACCAGAACCGGATCGCATTCCTTCTTGGATACCGATTCAATCAATTTGTACGGCTGGAAGCCGGATACCTGAACCAGATTGCCCAACTTCCAAGAAGGGTAGATAATAATAATGTATTTCAGCATAATAATGGATTACAGGTTAACCTGTTGCTGACCATCCCCACATCAAAAGATATTAATTGATATGAGCACCAAACACACCAATAATCTTTACCCAATCTTCCTTAAACTTGATCACCTCCGTGTGCTTGTTGTGGGGGGTGGATATGTCGGTGAAGAAAAACTGCATTCCTTGCTGAGGACAGCCCCAGGTGCAAAAGTGACAGTGGTGGCCATTGAGATCAGTGAAGCTATCCGAAAAATGAAAGAACATCATACCGGACTCACACTGATTCAAAAGTCATTTGCTGCGACAGATTTATTTGAACAGGATGTGGTTATTGCTGCAACAAATGATAAGG comes from Flavihumibacter fluvii and encodes:
- the cobA gene encoding uroporphyrinogen-III C-methyltransferase: MKAVQPPYGIVYITGAGPGDINLVTLRAKAVIEQADVILYDNLINAEMLGWAPSGCEKIFVGKLPYCSVITQETINEWMVNHAEKGKRVVRLKGGDPLIFGRGAEEAAYLKKHAIAFEIIPGVTSSLAAGAYSGIPLTHRDASQMVLFVTGHTKKGRKTGLNFDWPMLAAFDGTIVFYMGVKHIDQISQQLIEAGKSPETLVAVIENGTLLHQRVISGNLAGIADDVIAAGIGTPALIIVGEVVRYHQELNWFENIQKQFHQRIA
- the cysI gene encoding assimilatory sulfite reductase (NADPH) hemoprotein subunit; translated protein: MSLNQDKSKLSEVEHIKEKSKFLEGTIQDSLKDEVTGNLYAQDQHLIKFHGSYVQSDRELDKERKGQKLEPLYSFMIRVRVPGGVATPEQWIVIDDLATKYGMPTIKLTTRQAFELHNIYKHNLKQTIKEINASLLDSIAACGDVNRNVMNTVNPHTSAVHDAVQEAARMVSEHLTPRTTAYYKIWVNEEQVVGPNEEAPIDEPIYGKTYLPRKFKITFAIPPYNDTDVFAHDVGLIAIEEKGRLLGFNISVGGGMGMTFGDETTYPRLGNVIGFTPTEQLTDVCEKLVTIQRDYGNRENRKLSRFKYTIDRMGLDFIKNELNTRLGYDLAPALPFKFTTNGDSFGWIKGVNNKWYNTLYIEGGRVKDNEQFQLRKGLRAIAEMLVGGDFRLTGNQNVVIGNVSEEQKPKVEALLEQFGINAHQKVSSLHQHSIACVALNLCPLANSEAERYLPSLISKIHSILEKYGIGNEPITIRMTGCPNGCGRPYLGEIGFVGRAPGKYNLYLGASFNGDRLNVLYKEALSEEEILVTLDPLIKDFASQKSNNEHFGDYIVRKGLIQHSHSKSDFHLS
- a CDS encoding assimilatory sulfite reductase (NADPH) flavoprotein subunit; translated protein: MSAANVVLPTSLFSPKEQEQVQELIQKFSTQQLQWLAGYLTGLQHSNQQLLQLINRIPVTQESITTEPLAGQDSITILFGSKSGNSKKVAKNLHDKLIARGFTASLQDMNQYQPARLKEEKWLFVVVSTHGEGDPPPAAEDLHAFINGRKAPALKDTRYAVLALGDKSYASYCQTGKDFDARLSALQANRILERADADVDYEDTAESWIEAVLAKVQESFSSSPVKQSSPATLSSGNGAATTKTAVSYSRKNPFTATILEKVQLNGRGSAKETYHVEISLENSGLNYLPGDTVGLWVENEPSLVEGLIAYKNWDPNTIIIHKDTPYTLFDFFRQKAELTTISGSFLTSYIAFINDPADAHALINILGDKQELGAFVYGRDIWDVLQQFPAAITVEDLCSILLPLQPRLYSIASSIQAHPEEVHITVARVKYQHKNRIHRGVASNYIADILEPGKEIKLFIESNESFRLPESQGTPVIMVGPGTGIAPFRAFVEERSETGAEGNNWLFFGDQHFSTDFLYQTEWQRFIKQGSLTRMNTAFSRDGKNKIYVQHRMQQHAAELFKWLENGAHFYVCGDAKRMAKDVKQTLVDIVQQEGKLSEEAAVDYVKQLIKKGRYQEDVY
- the epsC gene encoding serine O-acetyltransferase EpsC, whose amino-acid sequence is MSQTPTYILSSKIPKKKQVIEFAQELVDYLFPVVENEKTYEARHLKKLDSLKNQLSEILFAFGDNYQVNKEDINSSFFENLDQVKEKLLLDADALQQFDPAAKSLEEVVLTYPGFMAVMCYRIANVLYKLQVPLVPRIISEWAHSITGIDIHPGANIGVPFLIDHGTGVVIGETSVIGKNVKVYQGVTFGALAVKKEEAEKKRHPTIEDNVIVYANSTILGGKTIIGHDSIIGGNCFIVESVPSQSIVYHQPITTVKNKKDFAEPLNWVI
- the hemA gene encoding glutamyl-tRNA reductase, coding for MLAVAGINYQSAGFEHLSRFTTSNKVVEPCGDGILGKVWVKTCNRIEIYADLNLHCQKASEKLLLQQFGLNNRPEGLYIYFEDDAMMHLLKVSAGLDSAIVGEDQVLHQLKQAYKLSAGSKFNSPLLNKLFHKAFETGKNVRTFTNINKGNVSAASIAVSLIQSFIAEYQIQKNPSVLVIGAGETGALVTQILAGKGIQEISIWNRTASKAKAVAKQYGALAIPVKSLAEKFAQASIVVVAIRKKTPLLDYSQTASGKSAKRIIIDLSLPFQVQEDVASKNSFLYNLEQITAISEENAEKRKEAIDDAMQLVWASLHEIKAWKEQEWVGQTLQQWQILLHQIQERQLKAFAKKNPVADLNALAAYGRQLSANLLRQLAWTIRQQEKEGSEGQQWARLLSTVEPYEQLN
- the galK gene encoding galactokinase; this translates as MTPSANKPKVPNLLSLQRMVEQQFVEHFKTAPDFLVSSPGRINLIGEHTDYNNGFVLPAAIDKQMNIAVSKRQDDELHFVAADFKDSYTGSVQKLAKSSKQWPDYINGVLKELQNKGYRLSGMNLVVNSNIPAGGGLSSSAALECCVVYAMNEIYGLGLSKLEMVKIAQSAENNFVGLNCGIMDMFASMFGKKDQAILLDCRSLKYEYIPLELHQYSILLMDTRVKHSLASGEYNVRREQCEMGVRALRKIYPQVLSLRDANRAMIEYTLKDTVPDLVYTRCKYVVEENLRLQVGCEALRRNDLVAFGKKMFASHIGLSKLYDVSCPELDFLVELAREEHAILGARMMGGGFGGSTINLIRKPFINEVVERMGKSYKNRFGQEPLAHICNISDGTQVTSAF
- a CDS encoding RrF2 family transcriptional regulator; this translates as MLSAKAQYAIHALTFLGENFQKGYIPINQIAEKRKIPPKFLEAILLEFRKAGLLGSKAGKNGGYYLLKNPKQIEMVQILRLMDGPIALLPCVSKKFYEPCRLCPYEEANCNIRRIFLEVRDATLQVIEGKSLYDLMQKGDLFNGDYVI